The sequence ATCAGCTGACGCTGCGGGCGATCCTTTCCCACTACCGGTTGTGGAACTGCTGCCAGCAGTGCTTTGGTGTATGGGTGGATCGGCTCTGCGAACAAATCGTCGGAGTTTGCCTTCTCAACCATCTGCCCCAGATACATGACTGCGATATCGTCAGAAAAGTATTTTACTACCGACAGATCATGGGTAATGAAGATATAGGAAAGGCCACGGTCCTTCTGAAGCTGCTTTAACAGGTTTAAAATCTGTGCCTGAATTGATACATCCAAGGCAGATACCGGTTCATCACAGACGATGAGTTTGGGGTTTACAGCCAGAGCACGGGCAATGCCGATTCTCTGGCGTCTGCCGCCATCAAGCTCATGGGGGTAGGTATTGACATAACGGGATGAAAGGCCAACAATCTCCATCAGCTCCCGTGTCTTTTTCTCAATGGCCGCTTTGCCGCTGACCAGTTTGTGCTGGATCATTGGCTCACTGATGAGCTGCATAACGCTCTGTCTGGGATCCAGAGAAGAAAAGGGATCCTGGAAGATTATCTGCATTTCCGTACGCAGCTTACGCATCTTTGAAGTGCGATAAGCGGTGATGTCCTCACCGTCAAAAATAATCTTGCCGGAGGACGGCGGGGTCAACTTTAAGAGGGTCCGGCCGGTGGTGGACTTGCCGCATCCGGATTCCCCAACGATTCCCAACGTCTTTCCATACTCCAGCTTAAAGCTGACACCGTCTACGGCATGAAGCTGTCCGGCCGGTGTATTAAAATATTTTGTCAGATTTTCAACTTCCAATACATATTTACTTCCCGGCATCCTGATACCTCCTGAGCATGAAATTTTTGTCCTCATAAGCCAGGCAGGCCACGAAATGGGTATCACCATTTGGTTTTAACTCCGGCTGTACCTGCAGACAGCGATCTGACACGTAAGGGCAGCGCTCTGCAAAAGAGCAGCCTTCCGGTAAGTTCATGGGATCTGGCATCATACCCTGAATCGGTTCCAGCTCCTCGCCGCGCTGTTTTAAGTTGGGCATGGAGTTGAATAGGCCTTCTGTGTATGGATGACGGGTATGATTGAAAATTTCATCGGCAGTACCTTTTTCCACGACCTTTCCTGAGTAAATAACCGCCACTTCATCACAGATCTCGGCTACAACGCCAAGATCGTGAGTGATTAAGAGCATTGACATCTCATATTGTCTGATCAGTCCCTTCATCAGCTCCAGCACTTGTGCCTGAATCGTCACATCCAGGGCAGTCGTTGGCTCATCTGCAATCAGCAGTTTCGGATTACAAGCAAGCGCAATGGCGATGACTACACGTTGCCTCATACCGCCAGAGAACTGATGGGGGTAGTCACAGGCACGGCTCTCTGCAATGCCGACCATCTTAAGCATTTCTTTCGCCCGCTCCATGGCTCCTTCCTCAGAAATATTTTCATGCAGAAGGATACTCTCTGCGATCTGCTCACCGATGGTCATAACCGGATTTAAAGCTGTCATAGGATCCTGGAAGATCATGGCAACATCGTTGCCGCGCATCTTTTCCAATTCCTTTGGGCTCTTCTCCAGCACATTGTCGCCATCCAGCATGATGACTCCATCCCGAATAACGCCCGGCGGATTCGGCACCAGATTCAGAATAGAAAGGGCGGTGGTCGTCTTTCCAGCACCGGTTTCCCCTACCAGACCCAGTGTTTTTTTCTTGCCAAGCTGCAGATCGAGGCCATTAACAGCCCGGACGCAGCCGTCATCTGTCTCATAATTGATCACCAGGTTCTTGATATCTAATATAATTTCGTTCATACTCATCACCTACTTTTTCAGTTTTGGATCCAGCGCATCCCGCAGCCCGTCGCCCAAAAGATTTAAAGCCAGTACCGTTAACATGATGGCAAGTCCCGGTATTACGCAGATATAACTGGAATTTCGGATAAAGTTACGTCCCTCAGAAAGCATTGCCCCCCATTCCGGTGCCGGGCTTGGAATGCCAATACCCAGGAAACTTAAGGAAGAGGCAGCAATGATGGTCGTACCGATGGAAAGGGTAATCTGAACAATGATCGGGGAAAGACAGTTGGGAAGGATGTGCTTTGCGATAACCTTCCAGGTGGGAAGCCCCATCGCATAGGCTGCCTCCACATATTCCTGTCCCCGGATCGTCATAACAGAAGCACGGGCGATTCTTGTGAATGCCGTGGCAACCGTCACACACAGTGCCAACAGCAGATTCATTGTGTTGGTTCCGAACAGGGAAACAATAACGACTGCGATCATAATATTCGGCACTGCATACAGGATATCGTTCGTTCTCATAACCACCTGATCGATTATGCCGCCGTAGTATCCGGCTAAGGCGCCGCAGATAACTCCTACCACCAGACCGATGGCCACGCTTCCCACACCAATTACCAGGCTGTAACGGGCTCCGTATAAGACTCTGGCGAATATGTCACGTCCCAGGTTGTCGGTGCCGAACCAGTGCTTCGAATTCGCCGGCTGCAGCTTTAATGCAGGGTTGATCCCAATCACTTCCGTGTCATAATCGAAGATAAAGCCGCTGACAATGGCAACCGCAACAAGAAGTACCAGAAAACCCAGACCGATCATGGCACCTTTATTTTTCTTAAGCCTTCTCCAGACCTCCTGGGCCTGGGAACGGCTTTTTACAGTCTCTGCTGCCATGATATCACCTCTTTTTTATATACTGCGCCTTGATTCGGGGATCAAAGAATGCATATACTACGTCCACCAGTACGTTTACGATACTCATTAGGACGCAGGACATGATAATCGCCCCGGTAACCATCGGCGTGTCACGCTTGGAAATAGAATCAAAAATCAGCCGTCCGACCCCTGGCCAGGCAAATACGGTCTCGGCCAGCACGGATCCGGTCAAAACGTTGCTTAGCTGCATACCGACTACAGTGATAATCGGAATCAGGGCATTTTTAAGACCGTGGCGGAGAATCACCCGTTTCTCATCCGCCCCTTTGGCCCTGGCAGTGCGCATGTAATCCTGACGAAGCACGTCTAACATGGAAGAGCGTGTGGTCCTGGTAATCAGTGCGGCAAGACCCATGCCGACTGTCACGGCAGGAAGAATCAGGGATAATGGTCCATTGCGGCCGCTGGATGGCAGCCAGCCAAGCTTTAGTGAAAACAAAAGCATGAGCATGAGGCCAAGCCAGAAGTTGGGCATCGAGACACCGAAAAGTGCAAATACCATCCCAAGATTATCCTTCCAGGTATTCTGTCGTATGGCAGTGTAAATGCCAAGGGGAATGGCAATCAACACGGACACGAAAACAGAGGCGCAGGCCAGCTGCATGGTGGCTGGCAGTCTTTGTATGTAAGTCTCGAAGACATCTTTTTTGGTTACATAGGAGGTGCCCAGATCACCCTTTAGCATTCCGCCCATGTACTTGAAATAACGAATAACAAAGGGGTCATTAAGCCCTAGCTCCTCTCGGATTATCTCGATCTGGGCCTCTGACGCATTGTCAGGGGCCAGAGCGAGGACCGGATCTCCTCCCGTCATGTTCATAGCGGAATAGATCAGAAACGAAGTTATCAGGATCACCGGGATCATGAGAAGCAGTCTGTTTAGTAAATATCGTCCCATAAGCAAACCTCTTCTATTCTGTCACGTAAGCGAATCTCCAGTCGTGGTTTCCGCCGCCATATAAGTAGGTGTCCTTAAGATTCTTATTGTAAGCAATGATTAAGTTCTTAATGTACAGCGGGACCTGTGGAACTGCTTCAACCAGGTACTTCTGCAGCTCTTTGGAGTATTCCAGGCGCTTGTCCGGATCTTTTTCAGTCAGAATTAAATCAGTCAGCTCATCCGCTCTCGGATCGGAGTAGTGATGATAATTGCTGCCGGAACCGGTGTAGTACAGGTCACGATATACGAAATCAACCTTACTGTCCTCGTTCCATCTCCACAAATACAGGCCTTGGGTACCATTTACGCACTCGGTTTTCAGTGTCGCCGGCTCAACGGTCTGGATTTCGATATCCATACCGATTACTTTTAAGTTCGCCTGAATCAACTGTGCTACCTGGCCGTAATCGCTCTCGTTGGAGATAAGTAGTGGAATTTTTCCGCCTGGGGTATAGCCGCTCTCAGCCAATGCTGCTTTTGCTGCATCCACATCATACGGATAACCTTCCATTTCATCGAAAAAGCTCCACAGGCCACGGTTTAGAATGGTAGTCTGAGTCTGTCCCTTCCCCATCAAAACAACATCAATGATTGATTCACGGTCAATCGCATGTGCCACCGCCTGTCTTACTTTTAAGTTGTCCCACGGTTCTTTTGTTACATTGAAGCCAAGATAGAACAGACGGGTACCAGGTCTCTCAAATACGGTTACGTTGTCATCAGCTTCCAGATCCGGTAAGTTGTCCATGGATGGATCGATACAGACATCAATTTCACCGTTTTGAAGGGCAATGGCTCTGGTTGAAGCTTCCTTGATCGGACGGAAGGTGATGCGGTCGGAGCCCCCCTTCTTGTCTCCCCAGTAGTTCTCATTCTTTACGAAGGTTACCTGCTCATCCGGTTCCCATTTATCCAGCTTGTACGGGCCGGAACCAATCAGATATGGCTCGTCCATACCGCTCTCATAAGCTGCTTTGGACTGAATACTCACCGGAACAGAGGCAAGGGACTGTAAGAACTCGTTTGAGTAACTGTCAATAACCAGCTCCACGGTCAGGGAATCGATAACATTGACTTCAACAAGTCCCTTTAATACGCTGAGCTCATTTTGAAGGCCCATATCATAAGTGAACTTAACATCCTCTGCAGTCAGCGGAGTTCCATCGGAGAAACACATATTATCATACAGTTTGAACACGATGTGAGTGTCGTCCTTAAACTCCCAGCCGGTGCACAGACGCGGCTCAATCGTGCCTTCGTTTGTGAAGAAAATCAGAGTTTCGTGAGTGAGCTTTAATACAATGTTGTTGGTAGCATCCTGTTGTTTCTGTAAATCCAGGTTGTTAATATCGGCGGCGGTTCCGATAATCAGTTCCTCTTTTCGGGAAGAGGTGCCCTCCCCAGACTGGGCCTGGCTCTCTGCTTTGTTGGTGCTTTGGCTTCCCCCGCAGCCCGTCAGAACGAACATAGTAAGACCTGCAGCAAACAGTAACTTAATCCATTTTTTCATCTTTTCCTCCTGTTACTTTTTGTGATATGTGTAGATTCTACAAAGTTCTATCACATATATTGATTTTATTGTTAATTTTATAATAAAATATATTTATGGCAATCATGTGGCATTTTGCGTTCAAATTTGTGAACTTTATGTCAAAAATGACATGGAAATGTCATAAATTCATATTATAGTAGTTATAGAAAGGGAGGTACATGAATGATAACTATACTGATCTGTGACGATAACCGGCAGCTTGTTACCGTGCTGGCCGAGTATTGTGTCAAGGAGGGTTACACGGTACACAGGGCTCATGATGGACAGCAGGCACTTGAGATATATGAAAGAGAAGATATCGATCTGGTACTTTTGGATATCATGATGCCGGTCAAGGATGGATTCGAGGTGTGCCGGCAGATCCGCAGCAGCTCCACGATTCCCATTATCATGATCACGGCACGGGGAGAGGACTTTGAGAAGATCATGGGGCTGGATATCGGTGCCGACGATTATATTGTGAAGCCTTTTTCACCGGGCGAGGTGATGGCCAGGATACGTGCCATTATGCGGCGTATCGATCAGGCTTCGGGAAATCTGCATCAGCATCAGTTATTCATGTATGACAATCTGAAGATTTCACTGGACACCCTTACGGTAACGGTAAATGAAATCCCTGTCAATCTGACAAAGAAGGAGATTGAACTTCTCTGGCTGATGGCCACCCACCGTAACAGGGTATATACAAGAAACAATCTGCTGGATCTGGTGTGGGGCGTAGATTATTTTGGTGACCCACGGACTATAGACACCCACATCAAGCGTCTCCGGTTCAAGCTGTCTGACTTAAGCCACCCAAACTGGCAGATCAAGACAGTCTGGGGCTCCGGATATAAGTTTGAGATCAGGCAGGATCGGTGATCGAATGAAACGAAAGCTAACTGCGCAGATCCTCCTCTATTTTACCGCAGCACTAGTTTTGATGTGCAGTACGGTAGGAGGGATCTTTCTGATTATTTATACCAGAACTACAGTACATAACTATCGTTCAGGCTTTCTACAGAAAACAGAGGCCATCGCTCACTCTCTAAGCGTATATTTTGAGCAGGAGTTACCAGAGTATTATCCGATCGAGTCGGGGCTTAAAGAGCAAATGAAGCAGTCCAACTTAAGGCTGGGCATTTATCTGGATTTCATGGATAACATTGCCTTAAGTAACCTCTGGATTGTGGACAGCGCCACACAGACGATCCACGTGGAATTTGGCAAATATAATATTACCTACTCCTCCATTCCCGCAGAAGTGCGGACACTTATCGATCAGGCCATGGAAGGAGAAACCTCCATCAGTGAACGGTGGTCTGACCGAATGCTGGAAAAAAACTTCATTATTGCTTCACCGGTTCAGTTCTCTGATGGCAGGACGGTGGCGGTGGTGGTCATCCATGCCCGTACCGGCGACATGTTTTCCACAATTATGGAAGCAGGCTGGGTATTGGCCGGAAGTATGCTCCTGGCACTGCTGGTGTTAATCGTTCCGTGTCTCATATTCTCCCGTAACATTGTAAATCCGCTGAAATGTATGGTAGAAATTACCGTAAGTATGACCAAAGGCGATTATACGGCAAAAACCGGCGTGAAACGCCAGGACGAGCTTGGAGTTCTTGCTAATAACATCGACATACTATCTGTACGCCTTAAAGAAGCGGACCGGAAGCAGGCGGAATTAGAACAATTGAGGAAGACTTATATATCTAATATTTCCCATGAATTACGTACTCCGGTGGCAGTGATCCGCAGTTCTCTGGAAGCACTCTGTGATGGGGTTGTGACCGGTCAGGAGCAGGTGGAGGCATACTATAGGGAGATGCTCGCGGAGAGCGTTCATATGAACCGTATGGTCAATGATCTTTTGGAACTGTCCAGGCTACAAAACCCCAGCTATCATATAGAAAAGCAGCCGATTGATTTTATGATGGTCGTAGAGGATGCGGTCCGGACTTTGCGGCATATCGCACAAAATGCGGGGCATGTCATAGAACTGAATATAAAAGACGGTGAAATATTTCCTTTCTGCGGGGATTATGGCAGATTGCGCCAGATGTTAGGAACCGTGTTGGACAATGCCATCAAGTTTTCGATACCGGGAGAGCCAATCCAGGTGACGGTCACTATTGATGTCAGCGGCTGCACTACAAGAATCAACAACAGGGGTACCGGCATTCAAGAGATGGATCTGCCCCATGTGTTCGAGGAGTATTATATGTCTATTGGTGAAACCAACCGGACGGGAACCGGTCTTGGTCTGGCAATTGCGAAACGGATTGCGGACCGCCATAGCATCGGCATCGAGGCTACATCAGTGCCTGGTGAGAAAACTTCTTTTATCTTCCGGATCCCCTGGCAGAGGTAATTGTAGAACTTACCAAGCCAAAAACCCGCAGAGTATGATTTCTCTGCGGGTCTTTATTTATCCTTAATTCTTAGCTTACCAGATATTAATGCATTAGATCGGACAACTCTCTGTTACATGATCACAACTGACTGTAATTGATCAATTGGACCGAATATTTTTGCAGCATATCTTTTGTTTTATTACTAACCAGAAAATCCAGTTCTGCAAGGCGCTGTAAATTGTAAGAGGAGGATTGAAGCAGGTAAGAGTCCACATAGGCCGGGTGGCTCATCAGCTCCACATATGGCCTGGAAGAGATATCGTCCATATGATCGTATACATAAGACAGCCCCGGTTCCCCATGGTACGTGCGGAATTGTATAAAATCCACGTGGGGAAAACCTGTTATATCGTGATTTCTCAGCGGCAGCCGGTATTTTTCAGCGAGTGTCCTGGCGGCAGCAGCCATAACAGGATTGCTGTCCGTTGTAAATAGGTGGGAGTCCAGATGGGTCGGGTTTTTCCCCATTACCTCCACAAACCGTTGGTATTGAGCCTCTAGTTCTACCAGGATATCTTCCGGAAGATACTTGTGGGAGGAGGATAGATTTCGTGGTTTAATAAAAAACCCGTCTTCTCCGGTCAGGGTGCTGCCTTTGGTAAGAGGCTGCCCAAGGGCGATGTTTAAATGCAGGCCAACTCCCAGTGAGGGGCATTCTTTTGTCAGGTAGGCAGCGTGCTGGAAGCCTGGAGTATTGGTTAAAAGTGTAGTGGATGTAAGTACCCCTTGCAGATGAGCATCTATGATCCCATAATTGACAGCCCGGCAATAACCGAAGTCATCTGCATTTATTATCATTTTGCACATAGATACAATCCTTTCTGTCAGGTCAGTTTGGGCCAATAGCCTTTGTTTTCTTCAATCAGGCGGTCCAGGATCTTTCTCGCTTTCTTGGCGTCTGTAACGGTGCGGTTTAACGTCAGCGCCTGCAATGCTTTTGTATAACTGCCTTCAAAATATGCTTCGCAGGTCAGGCGTTCGTAGGCATACTGGTTTTCCAGCAATGCTTTATAAAAAACAGAGACAGGTCCGGTGTGGAATGGTTTAGGTCCGCGGCTGCCCAGCAGGCAGGTCACTTCCACGACTGCATCATCCGGAAGGTTCTCGATGATTCCTTCATTTTTAACCATGATAATATAGTACGCATTTTTATTTAAGTAAATAGCTTCCGCTATGGAAAGGATCATATCACCGTGAGCTTCATTTTTTACTACATGGATTCCATCCAGACTGTTTTGACTGACTGCGCGGCGGCATTCGGAAAACACCTGTTTCTCACGGCCATCCATGACTTCGTTTGCTCTGGTATAATCCGGGTTTAATTTGGAAGCCTTGTACTCGGGATAGATATAGTATTGGAGGTAAGTGGAAGGCACATACTCATCGAAATCATGTACCATATCCTGTACCAGTGCATAAGTATCCAGCCAGGAAGGGTCGCGCTCGGCGGCATCGGCAGGCAGAAATCCCTTATCCTTTATCCGCTCCTTTAGAAGGGGAAGCAAATCCTGGCCGTTCTGGTTGTAAAGATGGGTAAACCATCCAAAATGATTAAGCCCGAAATAGGTGGGTTCCAGGGATTCGGCAGGCACATCGAGCAGCTTGGCGAAAGAATGAATCAGGTTGATCGGCTGGTCACAGATATTTAGAATCCTTTTGTCATCAGGAAACTCCCGCTGCAGGCCGTAGGCTACAATGGCGGCTGGATTGGTATAATTCAGGATCCAGGCATTTTTACTGTGTTTGCGCACATCCTTTACAATTTCAATCATGTCTTTTAAGGAACGGATCCCGTAGGCAAAACCTCCGGGGCCGCAGGTTTCCTGACCGAGCACTCCGTATTCCATGGGGATTTTTTCATCTTTTTCCCGCATAGGATATCCACCTGTACGGATCTGAACCATAACAAAATCCACAGAATCGTAGGCCGCGTCTTTGCTTGTTGTGTAAGTGACTTTTACTTTAGGAGCGTGCAGGCGGAATAACAGCTGTGCATATTCTCCAATAGGAGCCTGACGTTCTGCGTTAACATCAAAAAGTACCAGCTCTGTGACCGGGAGAGAATTCATGTGGCGGATAAATGCATTCAATATTCCGGGGGTCCATGTGGAACCGCCTCCCACGATCGTAATCTTTAACTTATGTTCCATTTATTTAATCCTTTCCTGTATGCTTCGCGTGATACAATGCTTTCACATCTCTAGCAATGCTTTCAACTTTCAATCCGTAGATGACCTGTATTTGATTGGCAGAAGGACAGACAATGCCTGATGCGCCGGTCGATTTTAAATTATGCTCCTGAACCAGAGACATATCCTTGATGGTAACACGCAGTCTGGTAAAGCAGTTGTTGATTTCACCGATGTTCTCTCTTCCGCCCAAGTATTCCAGGATCTGTTCCGCCAGCTTTGTGCCGCTTCCAGAATTCACAAGTGCCGTTTCCCCGTCTTCTGCATCAGCCCCTTCATTTCTTCCGGGGGTTGAAATATTAAACTTTTGGATCAGGTAGGTAAAGCCGTAGTAGTAGATAACCGCCATACCGATACCGATCAGTACCACAAGGTACCACTTACTCTGTGCTCCCCGGAAAATCCCGAAAATCGTAAAATCAATCAGTCCTGCCTGTACGCCCCCAACGCTGCAATGGAGCAAAGCGGCCGCCATATAGCCGATCCCTGTCATAATTACATGGAACAGGAAAAGCACCGGTGAGATAAACATAAAGGAAAATTCCAGCGGCTCTGTAACACCTGTAAGGATTGAAGCGGTAACACTTGCGGAGAGCAGTGCCTTGACTCTTTTTTTATTTTTATCATCTGCAGACCGGTACATTGCAAAGGCAGCAGCCGGTAGGCCGAAGATAACGATAAGGGAGTGCCCCTGGCCTACGTAGCGGGCGCCCATCTGGAATACATCATTTGGAACCTGACTGTTTGATGCAATGGCAGTATTAAAAATATTTAACGCGCCCATGACAGTCTGGCCATCTATGGTTGCTGTTCCGCCTACCGGTGTAAAGCGTACCACCTGGTTTAGAATATGATGAAGGCCGGTAGGGATCAAAAGCCTGTTGGCAGCACCGTATACAAAAGGTCCGAATACACCAATGGAGTTGATCCAGTTGCCAATCAGTCCGATGAATGTGTTAAAGAACGGCCAGATGAAGTAAGAAGCGATTCCTGCCAGTGGGATGGTGATAATGGTAATCAGCGGGACAAAGCGTTTTCCGCCGAAAAAATTAACGGCGCTTGGAAGTGTGATCGTGTAGAACCGGTTATGTAAAACGTTTACAAGAAGTCCTACCAAAATGCCTCCGAATACATTCATGCGGAGTGTGAAATATCCCAGCATGGTCTCATACTTAGCATTTACAATGGTTGCATCCACCTGTGACATCCCCTGCTCCATAAGCTTGCTGATGCTGGTGGATTCAGCGGTAATACCTTTCAGTCCCAGAATGTAATTTAACGTGTAATGGAATACAAGGAAGCCCAGGACAGCGGAAAATGCCGCGGTCGGTTTTTCATCCTTTGCCATGCCTATAGCGATAGACATACAGAAAAACAAAGGCAGATTTCCGAATACCAGTCCAGCCAGCTTACGGATAAAACCAATAAAATTCTGGACGTAAACAAGATTTGCAAAAGTTTCCCCTACAATTGCGCTGTTTTGCATTGCTGCCGCAAGACCGCTGAATATACCGGCGACTGCTATGGTAGAAATGGGCAGAAGCAGCGATTTTCCAAATTTTTGCCAAAACTCTTTCATTTAAGATCCTCCATCTCCTTAAAGTTATGATTTCAATACCGGTATGAAATTATAACTTTATAATAATGGATTAATTTTAATTTACAAGTGTTTGGAAGTATATTATTATTTATATACGAAAGGTATCAATAAACACAAAATGTGTAATATTTCACATCAAGAAAAGGACTCCGGAGGGTGAAAGATGAATTTTTTTGACCAGCTGTCAAACAGGGGAATAAAGCTGAATCCTACAGAAGAAAGAATTGTCAATTATTTACTGGAACATTACGGCATATTGCAAGATTTAAAGATCGCAAAGGTGGCGGAAGTGTTATATCTGTCGCCAAACTCTATTGTGAGACTTTGTAAAAAACTGGGCTATCACGGGTTCAGTGAGTTGAAATACCAGATCATACATGAACGGAGACAGTATGGAATAGAGGCCGCTGAGCAGCAGACCACTGTTATGGACAGCTTAAAACAGACACTGGCCATTAATTCACGACAGAATATTGAGAAAACGGCAAGGCTGATTTATGAAAGCCGTCAGGTGATATTTTTTGCACTGGGCCTTTCCAGGATCGTAGCTTTGGATCTGGCAAAAAAGCTTGAGCATCTGAATAAGATCATTATTGTCCCCGATGACCGTGATAACTGTATCTTGTATGCCAATAACCTGGCACCAGGACAGATCGCTTTTTTCATCAGTTATTCTGGTAGTACCGATATCATATGCAAGCTTTCTTACATTGCCCAGACCAGGGGAGTTCCTATCGTAACCCTTACAGGAATGAGTCAGAACCCGATTTCCGGCAGCAGTGTGGTTAGCCTGTATGCCTATTTTAGAAAAATGAACTACAGAGATGCCGATATTACATCAAGAATTGGTTTTTATCTGGTGACAGAATTGATTCTGGAAGAATATATGAAGCTTTTTCGTTTGGAACAGCAGTTAGAGGATGAAATTGATTAAGAAATCGAGCTTAAAACAGATATTCTCAATAAGGCTTAATTAAAATAAAAACTGCGGGCTTTAAAAAAGCCCGCATACAATCATATCCCTTCCAAATGCTTTAAAATCTCCCTCTTATATTCCAGAAATTCCTTTGAAATATTAAAATCCTTATCCCGCGGTTTTGGTTCCTTTATGATGATTTCCTTTGTAATCCTGCCGGGAGATCCGGTCAGCATACAGATGCGGTCTGATAAAAGAATGGCTTCGTCAATATCATGGGTGATAAAAAGAGTGGAAAGATGAATGTCATCCATTACCTTTAAATACCATTCATGCACCCCACGCTTGGTCATCATGTCAAGAGCGGAAAAAGGTTCATCAAGAAGAGCGATGCGGTTGGAGAACAGATACGTCCTTAAAAGAGCTGCCCTCTGCCTCATACCGCCGGATAACTGGGAAGGGTACTGTTTCTCCGTCCCTTCCAGCCCAAACTGTTTAAAATATTCTCCCGCCTTTTTCCTGGCCTCTGTTTTCTTCATGCCCTTAATTAAAAGGGGTAGGGCCACATTGTCCACGATGGTACGGTATGGCAGCAAAAGATCCTTTTGCAGCATATAACTGACAGACCCCGGCTTTCCGGTAATTTCTTCTCCATTCAGATAAACATGTCCCTCATCCGGCAGAGAAAGGCCTGCAATGATATGAAACAGTGTAGTCTTTCCTCCTCCGCTGACTCCAAGAAGAGATACCAGCTCTCCTTCCTTAAGCTCTAAGGATACGCCTTTTAAGACCGTCTTTTCATCAAAGGATTTTGTAATGCCTTCCACCTTTAAGTGTGTCATGGTTTCCTCCTTTATGGTTGCAGGCTTTCCTGCATCATGCGAATGATGCAAAGATCAAATCCTCTAAACTTACTGAGGCAGATAATCATTTGAAAACCCGGCATTTTCCGGAATCTCAGGATCG is a genomic window of Lacrimispora sphenoides containing:
- a CDS encoding ABC transporter ATP-binding protein yields the protein MPGSKYVLEVENLTKYFNTPAGQLHAVDGVSFKLEYGKTLGIVGESGCGKSTTGRTLLKLTPPSSGKIIFDGEDITAYRTSKMRKLRTEMQIIFQDPFSSLDPRQSVMQLISEPMIQHKLVSGKAAIEKKTRELMEIVGLSSRYVNTYPHELDGGRRQRIGIARALAVNPKLIVCDEPVSALDVSIQAQILNLLKQLQKDRGLSYIFITHDLSVVKYFSDDIAVMYLGQMVEKANSDDLFAEPIHPYTKALLAAVPQPVVGKDRPQRQLIKGEITSPVNLPDECRFSKRCDFTCDHCLQKNPELKELRPDHFVACTLAK
- a CDS encoding ABC transporter permease, with protein sequence MAAETVKSRSQAQEVWRRLKKNKGAMIGLGFLVLLVAVAIVSGFIFDYDTEVIGINPALKLQPANSKHWFGTDNLGRDIFARVLYGARYSLVIGVGSVAIGLVVGVICGALAGYYGGIIDQVVMRTNDILYAVPNIMIAVVIVSLFGTNTMNLLLALCVTVATAFTRIARASVMTIRGQEYVEAAYAMGLPTWKVIAKHILPNCLSPIIVQITLSIGTTIIAASSLSFLGIGIPSPAPEWGAMLSEGRNFIRNSSYICVIPGLAIMLTVLALNLLGDGLRDALDPKLKK
- a CDS encoding response regulator transcription factor, with amino-acid sequence MITILICDDNRQLVTVLAEYCVKEGYTVHRAHDGQQALEIYEREDIDLVLLDIMMPVKDGFEVCRQIRSSSTIPIIMITARGEDFEKIMGLDIGADDYIVKPFSPGEVMARIRAIMRRIDQASGNLHQHQLFMYDNLKISLDTLTVTVNEIPVNLTKKEIELLWLMATHRNRVYTRNNLLDLVWGVDYFGDPRTIDTHIKRLRFKLSDLSHPNWQIKTVWGSGYKFEIRQDR
- a CDS encoding ABC transporter substrate-binding protein; the protein is MKKWIKLLFAAGLTMFVLTGCGGSQSTNKAESQAQSGEGTSSRKEELIIGTAADINNLDLQKQQDATNNIVLKLTHETLIFFTNEGTIEPRLCTGWEFKDDTHIVFKLYDNMCFSDGTPLTAEDVKFTYDMGLQNELSVLKGLVEVNVIDSLTVELVIDSYSNEFLQSLASVPVSIQSKAAYESGMDEPYLIGSGPYKLDKWEPDEQVTFVKNENYWGDKKGGSDRITFRPIKEASTRAIALQNGEIDVCIDPSMDNLPDLEADDNVTVFERPGTRLFYLGFNVTKEPWDNLKVRQAVAHAIDRESIIDVVLMGKGQTQTTILNRGLWSFFDEMEGYPYDVDAAKAALAESGYTPGGKIPLLISNESDYGQVAQLIQANLKVIGMDIEIQTVEPATLKTECVNGTQGLYLWRWNEDSKVDFVYRDLYYTGSGSNYHHYSDPRADELTDLILTEKDPDKRLEYSKELQKYLVEAVPQVPLYIKNLIIAYNKNLKDTYLYGGGNHDWRFAYVTE
- a CDS encoding ABC transporter permease — protein: MGRYLLNRLLLMIPVILITSFLIYSAMNMTGGDPVLALAPDNASEAQIEIIREELGLNDPFVIRYFKYMGGMLKGDLGTSYVTKKDVFETYIQRLPATMQLACASVFVSVLIAIPLGIYTAIRQNTWKDNLGMVFALFGVSMPNFWLGLMLMLLFSLKLGWLPSSGRNGPLSLILPAVTVGMGLAALITRTTRSSMLDVLRQDYMRTARAKGADEKRVILRHGLKNALIPIITVVGMQLSNVLTGSVLAETVFAWPGVGRLIFDSISKRDTPMVTGAIIMSCVLMSIVNVLVDVVYAFFDPRIKAQYIKKR
- a CDS encoding ABC transporter ATP-binding protein: MNEIILDIKNLVINYETDDGCVRAVNGLDLQLGKKKTLGLVGETGAGKTTTALSILNLVPNPPGVIRDGVIMLDGDNVLEKSPKELEKMRGNDVAMIFQDPMTALNPVMTIGEQIAESILLHENISEEGAMERAKEMLKMVGIAESRACDYPHQFSGGMRQRVVIAIALACNPKLLIADEPTTALDVTIQAQVLELMKGLIRQYEMSMLLITHDLGVVAEICDEVAVIYSGKVVEKGTADEIFNHTRHPYTEGLFNSMPNLKQRGEELEPIQGMMPDPMNLPEGCSFAERCPYVSDRCLQVQPELKPNGDTHFVACLAYEDKNFMLRRYQDAGK